The Armatimonadota bacterium DNA window CTCGAATGCCGCTATTGACCGTCAGCGTCTTCTTCTTCCAAACGCCGTTGATCGGCGGCGGACCGTAGTCTCTCGATCGAACCTCTTTGGCCTCGCCGTTGCGACAGTTGCGGTCGGGCGGCGGGCCCCAGGCGCCGATCTTCTTGGCCTTCCTCGGCTGGTCAGTCGCCTGCCCTCCGACCCAACGGAGAGTTACCCCGACCTGGTCTTGCTCCAAAGGCGCCTCGAACGCGGGCTCGGCAGACGCATATCCCTCGGTCGTCGTAGAAACGAGCAGAACGGCCTCTCGGCCGCTTTCCGCCGTCCCGACCGCATACGACAGGGGGACATCCCCTGAAACCGCAGAGACGCGCAAATAGCCCGGTTCCTGAACTATCTGCACGCACGGGTCGTCGGTTCGCCATGTCAAGGGTTCGTCCGAAACGACGGCGAACTCGGCGGCTTGGCCGGGCTCTAAGATCAGCGCCGTCCAGGTCGTTTCGGGCTCTTGCGCTTTGGACGCTCGATGCGACAGGACGAGGCCTATCGCGGCTCCCAGCCCGACGACCAGGAGGGGCCGCGCCAGAAACTTCAATCTCTTGTTCATCTTTTTCTCCGTGCTACCTATCCGGGTAGCATCGTCTCTTAGCCGAGAAGGCGCCTATGGTCAAATTATACCGCGATTCGACCTTAAATGAACCTGGTAATCGCGTCGGTCGGGTATGTTAGTTAGCAGTTAGAACAGCGAAATCCAAGGAGGGGTTCCCCATGTTGCTTGCCGACCGATTGGCAGAATACTCTCGTTCTTTGGCCTACGATGCCCTGCCCGAAGAGGCGGTGCACGAAGCCAAGAGGCGATTCATCGATTCCATAGCGTGCGCATACGGCGCTTGGCGCAGCGAAACGGCTCAACTGGTTCGAAAAACGGCCTCAACCGTTCGTTCCAGTAATGGCGCGACGGTGATCGGCACCGATCATAAAGCATCGCCAGACTGGACGGCGTTTGCCAACGGCCTGATGATTCGGTATCTGGACTACAACGACACCTATCTATCCAAGGAGCCGGCGCATCCGAGCGACAACTGGGCCGCGATTTTGGCGATTGCCGAATCTGAAGGCTGCTCTGGTCGAGACGCCATTCTTGCGGCAGTTCTTTCTTATGAGATTCAGTGCCGGCTGTGCGATGCGGCGAGCCTGCGGTCTCGCGGCTGGGATCATGTGAACTACGGGCTGTTCTCTGCCGCTGCAGCCGCTGGACGCTTGATGAATCTCGATGCAAAATCGATTCGCCACGCGATGAGCATTGCGGGAGTGTCGGGGTTGGCCATGCGCCAAACGAGAGTGGGCGAACTTTCTGATTGGAAAGGCTGCGCGTTTGCCAACTCGTCGCGCCATGCCTGTATGGCCGCCATGCTGGTAAAGGAAGGCATGACCGGACCGAGCGAGATTTTTGAGGGCAAGATGGGCTTCATGAAGCAAGTGTCCGGGCCGTTCGAATTGGGCGCGCTGGGGGGCGAAGAGGGCCGCGGCTTTATGATCAACGACACCTATATCAAGTACTTCCCTGTCGAATATCACGCTCAGAGCGCGGTCTGGGCTGCATTGGAATTGCGCGATCAGGCGGGCGGGCCGGAGAATATCGCCAGCGTCAAGATTCGGACGTTCGAGGCGTCCTACTCGATCATCGGCAGCGAGCCGGAGAAGTGGCGGCCTCAAAGCCGAGAGACCGCGGACCATAGCCTGCCCTACATCACGGCGGCGGCGCTGTGGGACGGCAAGGTCGATCTGGCATCGTTCGATGAGGAAAAGTACACCCACGAGGCTCTGCTGGAATTCACCAGCCGCATCGTTGTGGAGCACGATACCAGCCTCGATCCGCGATACCCCGAAGGCATTCCGAACCACATCACGGTGATCACACGGGACGGCCGGTCGCATGAGAAGGAAGTAACCTTCCCGCGCGGACATAACAAGAACCCCATGACCGACCAAGAGGTGGAAGAGAAGTTCCGTCGTCTGGCCGATGGGCTGGTCTCGACCTCGCAACAAGACCGCATACTGGCGATCGGATGGGGATTGGACAACGTTGCCAATATGCGAGAAGCGATGGCGGAATTGAAGGCATAGTCTCGTGGCGTATGCGTTAGCCGCCTTTACTGCGGCTTTGATTGTTTGGCGGCTCCGTCTGCTTTCGGCGGGCGGGGCCGCTTCTGCTTTTGTCGTCGGGTTTGTTGCCGTTTATGCAGGCGGATGGGGCGCTGCGGCTCCCTTGCTGGCCTTCTTTGTCGGATCAGCCGCATTAGGTCGATTGAGAGGCCGAGAGCGAGAAACGAGGGGGACCGGACAAGTTTGGGCGAACGGTTTGGCGGCGACGCTGTGTGCGATGGGCTCTCTTCTTGGCGTTGGAGAGTGGGTTTGGGCCGGTTATGCAGCGGCCTGGGCGCAAGCAGCGGCGGACACCTGGGCGACCGAGGTCGGCATTGGTTGGGGCGGACGGCCACGAAGCATTTTGACGGGCAGAGCGCTCGAGGCTGGCGAATCGGGCGGCATCACG harbors:
- a CDS encoding MmgE/PrpD family protein, whose translation is MLLADRLAEYSRSLAYDALPEEAVHEAKRRFIDSIACAYGAWRSETAQLVRKTASTVRSSNGATVIGTDHKASPDWTAFANGLMIRYLDYNDTYLSKEPAHPSDNWAAILAIAESEGCSGRDAILAAVLSYEIQCRLCDAASLRSRGWDHVNYGLFSAAAAAGRLMNLDAKSIRHAMSIAGVSGLAMRQTRVGELSDWKGCAFANSSRHACMAAMLVKEGMTGPSEIFEGKMGFMKQVSGPFELGALGGEEGRGFMINDTYIKYFPVEYHAQSAVWAALELRDQAGGPENIASVKIRTFEASYSIIGSEPEKWRPQSRETADHSLPYITAAALWDGKVDLASFDEEKYTHEALLEFTSRIVVEHDTSLDPRYPEGIPNHITVITRDGRSHEKEVTFPRGHNKNPMTDQEVEEKFRRLADGLVSTSQQDRILAIGWGLDNVANMREAMAELKA
- a CDS encoding DUF92 domain-containing protein encodes the protein MAYALAAFTAALIVWRLRLLSAGGAASAFVVGFVAVYAGGWGAAAPLLAFFVGSAALGRLRGRERETRGTGQVWANGLAATLCAMGSLLGVGEWVWAGYAAAWAQAAADTWATEVGIGWGGRPRSILTGRALEAGESGGITLLGTVAAFAGALFVSVIGSVALGLPWIVPAIAGFAGSLLDSLLGATLQVRFRCAVCGRIVETPRHCSKASQRISGAALLTNSGVNVASNLAATLAACLIAFRN